The Ancylothrix sp. D3o genome has a window encoding:
- a CDS encoding type II toxin-antitoxin system Phd/YefM family antitoxin: protein MERVITEGYTNAESSPLVRMSTTELKAILDEIVKKVGLGEERVILSQDGKDVAAVISIEEFWFLEKVIEELEDKIDIEEIKKRLSDPTEVAVPYHQVRKELGLA, encoded by the coding sequence ATGGAACGAGTAATTACCGAGGGATATACCAACGCTGAGAGTAGTCCCCTTGTTCGGATGAGTACAACTGAGTTAAAAGCAATTTTGGATGAGATAGTTAAAAAAGTTGGTTTGGGGGAAGAACGGGTGATTTTAAGTCAAGATGGCAAAGATGTGGCGGCGGTAATTTCAATTGAGGAGTTTTGGTTTTTAGAAAAAGTGATTGAAGAATTGGAAGATAAAATTGATATCGAGGAGATAAAGAAAAGATTATCTGATCCCACTGAAGTAGCGGTTCCTTATCACCAAGTTCGTAAGGAGTTGGGTTTAGCGTGA
- a CDS encoding type II toxin-antitoxin system YhaV family toxin, with amino-acid sequence MSNIVCNGWNVRFHPIFNQQWNDLLSESARLRNRLSESDYRSHPVVKLFLAVKQGVEENIPADPFAVRFPLRDNLRGYSRLKGMGLPSRYRLFFRAFQQGDQRDIVILWLGYPRREGDKKDCYAVFEKRVSNRLFPESMEELIAACEIEG; translated from the coding sequence ATGAGTAATATTGTTTGTAATGGGTGGAATGTGCGTTTCCACCCGATATTTAACCAACAGTGGAATGATTTGTTGAGCGAGTCTGCAAGGTTAAGGAATCGACTATCGGAAAGCGATTATCGCTCTCATCCAGTGGTGAAATTATTCTTGGCTGTCAAGCAAGGGGTAGAAGAAAATATTCCTGCCGATCCATTTGCTGTGCGTTTTCCTTTAAGGGATAATTTGCGGGGATATTCTCGGCTAAAAGGGATGGGTTTACCGAGCCGGTATCGGTTATTTTTTCGAGCATTTCAGCAGGGAGATCAAAGGGATATTGTGATTTTGTGGTTGGGTTATCCCCGCCGGGAGGGAGATAAAAAAGATTGTTATGCTGTGTTTGAAAAAAGGGTGTCAAATCGGCTTTTTCCTGAGAGCATGGAGGAGTTAATAGCTGCGTGTGAAATTGAGGGTTGA
- a CDS encoding carotenoid oxygenase family protein: MVLTAINFFLDGNFGPVSAETTTDNLKVIGEIPPDLSGMFVRNGPNPQFTPIGRYHWFDGDGMLHGLRITNGEVSYCNRYVKTQGFLTENEAGKALWAGLLEPFHPNPSGGSKNAANTALIYHAGRFLALWEGGFPHAISLPDLDTLGQYNFNGKLASSFTAHPKVDPVTGEMMFFGYSFSPPYVTYGVVSPEGELLKTVPFDLPQPVMMHDFAITENYTIFMDLPLTFSFERMQKGGPLLMFEKNRTSRFGIVPRHGDNSQIRWFECPPCYIFHTLNAYEDGDEVVLLACRTSMTDVLMSDDNPGETNGELAYLYRWRFNLETGEVSEEKLDERASDFPRINEQFLGRKTRYGYTAKFAAGSMPLFDGLIKYDFSNGTSKVHEFGAGRFGGEAVFVPAPNSNSEDDGWLVTFVYDSQEDVSELVIVSAKDVESEAVARVILPQRVPYGFHGIWVSQEQLNTVI, from the coding sequence ATGGTTTTAACAGCAATTAATTTTTTTTTAGACGGTAATTTTGGGCCGGTGAGTGCAGAAACAACCACCGACAATCTTAAGGTTATTGGCGAAATTCCGCCTGATTTATCGGGAATGTTTGTGCGAAATGGCCCCAATCCACAATTTACTCCGATTGGCCGGTATCATTGGTTTGATGGCGATGGAATGCTGCATGGGTTGCGAATTACAAACGGTGAGGTTTCCTATTGCAATCGTTATGTAAAAACGCAGGGTTTTCTAACTGAAAATGAGGCCGGTAAAGCCCTGTGGGCCGGCCTTTTAGAACCCTTCCACCCAAATCCCAGCGGCGGTAGCAAAAACGCAGCAAATACTGCTTTAATTTATCACGCTGGCCGCTTTTTAGCTTTATGGGAAGGTGGTTTTCCTCATGCCATTTCTTTGCCCGATTTAGATACCCTTGGGCAATACAATTTTAATGGCAAATTAGCCTCTTCTTTCACAGCGCATCCGAAAGTTGATCCTGTGACGGGAGAAATGATGTTTTTTGGCTATTCTTTCTCTCCGCCTTATGTAACTTATGGGGTGGTTTCGCCAGAAGGGGAATTGTTAAAAACTGTGCCTTTTGATTTACCTCAGCCGGTGATGATGCACGATTTTGCTATCACTGAAAATTACACAATTTTTATGGATTTGCCGCTGACTTTTAGTTTTGAAAGGATGCAAAAAGGCGGGCCATTGTTGATGTTTGAAAAGAATCGGACAAGCCGGTTTGGCATTGTGCCGCGACATGGAGATAACAGTCAAATTCGCTGGTTTGAGTGTCCACCCTGTTATATTTTCCACACTTTAAATGCCTATGAAGATGGGGATGAAGTGGTGTTGCTTGCTTGCCGCACGAGTATGACAGATGTGTTAATGTCTGACGACAATCCCGGTGAAACAAACGGCGAACTTGCTTATTTATACCGCTGGCGATTTAATTTGGAAACCGGCGAAGTTTCCGAGGAAAAATTAGATGAGCGTGCCTCTGATTTCCCGCGTATCAATGAGCAATTTTTGGGCCGAAAAACTCGCTATGGATACACGGCAAAATTTGCTGCCGGTTCGATGCCTTTGTTTGATGGTTTAATTAAATATGATTTCAGCAATGGCACTTCAAAAGTGCATGAATTTGGGGCCGGCAGATTTGGTGGAGAGGCTGTTTTTGTGCCTGCGCCTAATAGCAATTCAGAGGATGATGGCTGGTTAGTGACGTTTGTTTATGATAGTCAGGAGGATGTTTCTGAGTTAGTGATTGTGAGTGCAAAGGATGTGGAATCGGAGGCTGTGGCGCGGGTAATTTTGCCGCAACGAGTGCCTTATGGGTTTCATGGAATTTGGGTTTCTCAAGAACAGTTGAACACGGTAATTTAA
- a CDS encoding type II toxin-antitoxin system HicB family antitoxin, whose amino-acid sequence MKPIKIIVEKHPDGYVAYPLGIKGVVVGEGDTYEQALADVKSAIRCHIEVFGQAVLEDESPVQEAFIAEVEVA is encoded by the coding sequence ATGAAACCAATCAAAATTATTGTAGAAAAACATCCTGATGGTTATGTAGCCTATCCGCTTGGAATTAAAGGCGTTGTGGTGGGAGAAGGCGACACCTATGAACAAGCATTAGCCGATGTTAAATCAGCAATTCGCTGTCATATAGAAGTATTTGGGCAAGCAGTTTTAGAGGATGAGTCACCTGTCCAAGAGGCTTTTATTGCTGAAGTAGAGGTGGCTTAA
- the metH gene encoding methionine synthase: MKSAFLQRLHHPDRPVIVFDGAMGTNLQVQDLTADDFGGKEYEGCNEYLVFTKPEAVAKVHRDFLAAGADVIETDTFGGSTFVLAEYNLGDQAYSLNKTAAELAKSVASEFSTPEKPRFVAGSIGPGTKLPTLGHISFDELVEAFTVQAEGLYDGGVDLYIVETCQDVLQIKAALNAIEAVLSKKGERIPIMVSVTMEQQGTMLVGSDISAVVSILQPYPIDILGLNCATGPDLMKEHIRYLSQHSPFVVSCVPNAGLPENVGGQAYYRLTPMELRMSLMHFIEDLGVQVIGGCCGTRPAHIEQLAQMASSLKPKQREFNFEPSAASIYSAQPYDQDNSFLIVGERLNASGSKKCRDLLNAEDWNGLVSMAREQVREGAHVLDVNVDYVGRDGVRDMKELVSRIVNNTTLPLMLDSTEWEKMEAGLKVAGGKCLLNSTNFEDGEPRFYKVLELAKKYGAGVVVGTIDEDGMARTADKKFEIAKRAYNAAIAYGLPPYEIFFDPLALPISTGIEEDRENGKATIESIRRIRQELPGCHIILGVSNISFGLNPAARQVLNSMFLHEAIQAGMDGAIISANKILPLVKIEPEHQEVCQKLIYDERKFDGNVCVYDPLGELTKLFEGKTTKREKVDNSNLPIEERLKQHIIDGERIGLEDALAKALENHPPLTIINTFLLDGMKVVGELFGSGQMQLPFVLQSAETMKAAVAYLEPYMEKEESGDNSKGTFIIATVKGDVHDIGKNLVDIILSNNGYRVINLGIKQPVENIIEAYQKHKADCIAMSGLLVKSTAFMKENLAVFNERGITVPVILGGAALTPKFVNEDCQNTYKGKVIYGKDAFADLHFMDKLMPAKVAGKWDDFQGFLDEVNGNGQGVKVVEAAEEVKVKDAEEPVVIDTRRSEAVDVNIPRPTPPFWGTQILEPADISLAEIFGYLDLQALIAGQWQFRKPKEQSREEYDAFLADKVYPILAEWKHRVIEENLLHPTVVYGYFPVQAEGNSLEIYDAELLKNGHDIYETNAVATFSFPRQKSMRRLCIADFFAPKDSGVIDVFPMQAVTVGNVATEFAQKLFADNQYTDYLYFHGLAVQTAEALAEWTHARIRKELGFASEEPDNIRDILAQRYRGSRYSFGYPACPNIADQYKQLDLLGASRIGLFMDESEQIYPEQSTTAIITYHPAAKYFSA, encoded by the coding sequence ATGAAAAGTGCTTTTCTGCAACGCCTACATCACCCCGACCGGCCCGTTATTGTTTTTGATGGCGCAATGGGTACAAATTTGCAAGTCCAAGACTTGACAGCAGACGACTTTGGTGGTAAGGAATACGAAGGTTGCAACGAATATCTCGTTTTCACAAAACCGGAAGCGGTGGCGAAAGTGCATAGGGACTTTTTGGCTGCCGGTGCCGACGTCATCGAAACCGATACCTTTGGCGGTTCTACATTTGTTCTCGCAGAGTATAACCTAGGCGACCAAGCCTATAGCCTCAACAAAACCGCCGCCGAACTTGCCAAAAGCGTCGCCTCCGAATTTTCTACCCCTGAAAAACCGCGCTTTGTGGCCGGTTCCATTGGCCCCGGCACCAAACTCCCCACGTTGGGACATATCAGCTTTGATGAGCTTGTCGAAGCCTTCACCGTGCAAGCAGAAGGCTTATATGACGGCGGTGTAGACTTATACATTGTTGAGACGTGCCAAGATGTGCTACAAATCAAAGCCGCTCTTAATGCCATTGAAGCTGTTTTAAGCAAAAAAGGCGAGCGCATCCCCATCATGGTATCCGTCACAATGGAGCAACAAGGCACAATGTTGGTGGGTTCTGATATCAGTGCTGTGGTAAGTATTTTGCAACCTTATCCGATTGATATTTTAGGTTTGAACTGTGCCACCGGCCCGGATTTGATGAAAGAACATATCCGCTATCTCTCACAACATTCGCCGTTTGTTGTTTCTTGTGTTCCCAATGCCGGTTTACCGGAAAACGTTGGCGGACAAGCATATTACCGCCTCACTCCGATGGAGTTGCGGATGTCTTTGATGCACTTTATAGAAGACTTAGGGGTACAAGTGATTGGCGGATGCTGTGGCACAAGACCGGCCCACATTGAACAACTCGCACAAATGGCAAGCAGCCTCAAACCGAAACAACGTGAGTTTAATTTTGAACCTTCCGCCGCATCTATCTATAGCGCACAACCCTACGATCAAGACAATTCATTTTTAATTGTTGGTGAAAGATTAAACGCCAGCGGGTCTAAAAAATGCCGGGATTTATTGAATGCAGAAGACTGGAATGGATTAGTTTCTATGGCAAGAGAACAAGTGCGAGAAGGCGCTCATGTTCTCGATGTTAACGTTGATTATGTAGGCCGCGATGGCGTGCGCGACATGAAAGAATTAGTGTCTCGCATTGTTAATAATACCACCCTTCCTTTAATGCTTGACTCCACAGAATGGGAAAAAATGGAGGCCGGTTTAAAAGTAGCTGGGGGCAAATGTTTGCTGAATTCCACAAACTTTGAAGACGGCGAACCTCGGTTTTATAAAGTGTTAGAATTGGCGAAAAAATACGGGGCCGGTGTTGTTGTTGGCACCATCGATGAAGACGGAATGGCGCGAACGGCAGATAAGAAATTTGAAATTGCCAAACGTGCATATAATGCGGCCATTGCTTATGGACTTCCGCCTTATGAGATATTTTTTGACCCCTTAGCTTTGCCAATTTCCACCGGCATTGAAGAAGACCGCGAAAATGGAAAAGCTACCATTGAATCAATCCGTCGTATTCGTCAAGAATTACCCGGATGTCATATTATTTTAGGGGTTTCTAATATTTCCTTTGGTTTAAATCCTGCGGCGCGACAAGTTTTGAACTCGATGTTTTTACACGAGGCAATTCAAGCGGGAATGGATGGGGCAATTATTAGCGCTAATAAGATTTTACCTCTGGTAAAAATTGAACCAGAACATCAAGAAGTGTGCCAAAAATTAATTTATGATGAGCGGAAGTTTGACGGGAATGTGTGCGTTTATGATCCTTTGGGAGAACTGACAAAACTGTTTGAGGGCAAAACAACTAAACGCGAAAAAGTTGATAATTCTAATCTGCCAATTGAAGAACGCCTCAAACAGCATATTATTGATGGGGAACGCATTGGTTTAGAAGATGCTCTTGCCAAGGCATTAGAAAATCATCCGCCTTTGACAATTATTAATACTTTCTTGTTGGATGGCATGAAAGTTGTGGGTGAGTTGTTTGGTTCAGGTCAAATGCAGTTGCCTTTTGTGTTACAATCCGCCGAAACTATGAAGGCAGCGGTGGCATATTTAGAGCCATACATGGAAAAGGAAGAATCGGGGGATAATTCCAAGGGAACGTTTATCATTGCAACGGTGAAAGGCGATGTGCATGATATTGGCAAAAATTTGGTGGATATTATTCTCTCGAATAATGGTTATCGGGTGATTAATTTGGGAATTAAGCAGCCGGTGGAGAATATTATTGAGGCATACCAAAAGCATAAGGCTGATTGTATTGCGATGAGTGGTTTGTTGGTGAAGTCAACGGCGTTTATGAAGGAAAACTTAGCGGTTTTTAATGAGCGGGGGATTACGGTGCCGGTGATTTTGGGTGGTGCTGCTTTGACTCCTAAGTTTGTGAATGAGGATTGCCAAAATACTTACAAAGGTAAGGTTATTTATGGCAAGGATGCTTTTGCTGATTTGCATTTTATGGATAAGTTAATGCCGGCAAAAGTAGCAGGAAAATGGGATGATTTCCAGGGGTTTTTAGATGAGGTAAATGGGAATGGACAGGGGGTTAAAGTTGTCGAAGCTGCTGAAGAAGTAAAGGTGAAAGATGCTGAGGAGCCGGTTGTTATTGATACGCGCCGGTCTGAGGCTGTTGATGTTAATATTCCCCGTCCGACTCCGCCTTTTTGGGGTACGCAAATTTTGGAACCGGCAGATATTTCTTTAGCTGAAATTTTTGGTTATTTAGATTTGCAGGCGTTGATTGCCGGCCAGTGGCAATTCCGCAAACCCAAGGAACAATCCCGCGAGGAATATGATGCGTTTTTGGCTGATAAAGTGTACCCAATTTTAGCCGAATGGAAGCACAGAGTTATTGAAGAAAACTTGCTGCATCCAACAGTGGTTTATGGTTATTTTCCGGTTCAGGCTGAAGGAAATTCTTTGGAAATTTACGATGCTGAATTGCTGAAAAATGGCCATGATATTTATGAGACAAATGCGGTGGCGACGTTTAGTTTTCCGCGTCAGAAATCTATGCGCCGGCTTTGTATTGCTGACTTTTTTGCTCCCAAAGATTCGGGGGTAATTGATGTGTTTCCTATGCAGGCGGTGACTGTGGGAAATGTGGCGACTGAGTTTGCCCAAAAGTTGTTTGCAGATAATCAATATACGGATTATTTGTATTTTCATGGTTTGGCTGTCCAAACGGCTGAGGCTTTGGCTGAATGGACTCATGCTCGCATTCGTAAGGAGTTGGGTTTTGCCAGTGAGGAACCGGATAATATTCGGGATATTTTGGCGCAGCGCTATCGTGGTTCTCGGTACAGTTTTGGTTATCCTGCTTGTCCGAATATTGCGGATCAATATAAGCAGTTAGATTTGCTGGGTGCGTCTCGAATTGGTCTTTTTATGGATGAAAGTGAGCAAATTTATCCTGAACAGTCTACGACGGCTATTATTACTTATCACCCGGCGGCTAAGTATTTTTCTGCTTAG
- a CDS encoding tetratricopeptide repeat protein, translating to MQKQIFALCFVLFGAGGVLVAPASQAQETIAQVNPNSQQLSQLLRQARESVDRGDYPSALTLYQQALSLDSRNARIYSGIGYLQALQQNYPAAAGAYQQAVVLDPNNADFQYALAFSLANMGDNASAAQAYRRSAQLNPRNVNSYLGLGVVLMRQKDYNGATTAFQQVIALEPRNAKAYELTGSMLLQQNRTQEAIQNLEIASQLNPRDGSVLLNLGIAFLQENNPNGARVYFERAAQLDPRNPEVHFQIGRIFQNQNDFDRAAVSYQQALAINPKLVQAQAAIGEIRLQQRDYLRAVVAYREVISIAPEDAGAYYNLGLALKGRDRTDEAIEAFKKARELYEKQGQSDWMQKAEAMLKELGD from the coding sequence GTGCAAAAGCAAATCTTCGCTCTCTGTTTTGTCTTATTTGGTGCCGGTGGAGTCTTAGTAGCGCCGGCTTCTCAAGCACAAGAAACCATTGCTCAAGTTAACCCCAATAGTCAACAACTCAGCCAGCTTTTACGACAAGCACGCGAGTCTGTTGATCGGGGAGATTATCCTAGCGCTTTAACTCTTTATCAACAAGCGTTGAGTTTAGATAGCAGAAATGCTCGAATTTATTCAGGCATTGGTTATTTGCAAGCCTTGCAACAAAATTATCCAGCGGCGGCGGGTGCTTATCAGCAAGCAGTTGTTCTTGATCCTAACAATGCTGATTTTCAATATGCGCTGGCATTTAGTTTAGCAAATATGGGCGATAATGCCAGTGCAGCGCAGGCTTATCGACGCAGTGCTCAACTAAACCCCAGAAATGTTAATTCCTATTTGGGATTGGGTGTGGTTTTGATGCGGCAAAAAGATTATAACGGTGCCACAACTGCTTTTCAACAAGTGATCGCCCTTGAACCTAGAAATGCCAAAGCTTACGAATTAACCGGCTCAATGTTGTTGCAACAAAATCGCACTCAAGAAGCGATCCAAAACCTAGAAATAGCCTCACAACTCAATCCCAGAGATGGAAGTGTGCTATTAAATTTGGGCATTGCTTTTTTGCAAGAAAATAATCCTAATGGGGCACGGGTATATTTTGAACGTGCTGCTCAACTTGACCCTAGAAATCCTGAAGTACATTTTCAGATTGGGCGAATTTTTCAAAATCAAAATGATTTTGATCGGGCTGCTGTTTCCTATCAACAAGCCCTTGCAATTAATCCTAAATTGGTGCAAGCGCAAGCAGCAATTGGCGAAATTCGCTTGCAACAACGGGATTATTTACGGGCGGTTGTAGCTTATCGGGAAGTGATTTCTATTGCACCAGAAGATGCCGGTGCTTATTATAATTTGGGGCTGGCATTAAAAGGACGTGACCGCACAGATGAAGCCATCGAAGCCTTTAAAAAAGCGCGGGAGTTGTATGAAAAACAAGGTCAGTCTGATTGGATGCAAAAAGCAGAGGCAATGCTTAAAGAATTAGGGGATTAG
- a CDS encoding adenylate/guanylate cyclase domain-containing protein, protein MILKLIHRLRNKKTDLTGLGIIALSATAVTGLLLLFRSLGGLEPLELRIFDQMVMQKPDEGPDPRLLVVAITEEDIQTLKQSTITDETLAESLEKLQQYQPAVIGLDIYRDIAQGSGKEKLEEQLKKPNIIAIAKMGITGNFEVPPPPSVPPERIGFNDLLQDVDGVVRRNLLFGNLNAETTLFSFALQVVGAYLTPQGIQPENSQANADLIHWGKAQFLPLQPSSGGYDKLDASGYQILLNYRSRRNVAKQVSLTELLNNQINPQWVKDKIVLIGYTAPTKRDLFLTPYSPAEKQDPKMAGVLIHAQMTSQILSVVLGENRLFWFWSEGGEFLWIVVWAVAGGTVAWFVHHPLALACSNIGMVAIIFGTGYYLFLRNAWIPIGTPVLATVTSTALVVTYRAYQAQYQHQIVMKLLGQNTSPEVADALWKNRDKLIKSGKLPGQKLIATMLFTDLKDFSTISEQMSPEALMEWLNEYLEILATTVQKNKGIINKFTGDGIMAAFGVPVERTTEKEIAEDAHHAVNCGLEFGERLKEINKEWQKRGLPVVQMRVGIFTGPVVVGSLGGKDRQEYGIIGDSVNIASRLESCEKDRQTSICRVLIAKETLVYIEPHYLVETWGHLALKGKHQTVDVYRVISKKSPPANS, encoded by the coding sequence GTGATTCTTAAGTTAATTCACCGGCTGCGTAACAAAAAAACCGATCTAACCGGTCTTGGCATTATTGCCCTCAGCGCCACCGCCGTCACCGGCCTATTGCTTTTGTTTCGGTCTCTGGGAGGTTTAGAACCCCTAGAACTGCGGATTTTTGACCAAATGGTAATGCAAAAACCAGACGAAGGCCCAGATCCGCGTTTGTTAGTTGTTGCCATCACCGAAGAAGACATCCAAACTTTAAAACAATCAACAATTACCGATGAAACTTTAGCCGAAAGTTTAGAGAAATTACAACAATATCAACCGGCAGTTATTGGCCTTGATATTTATCGAGATATTGCCCAAGGTAGCGGCAAAGAAAAACTCGAAGAACAACTCAAAAAACCTAACATCATTGCCATTGCCAAAATGGGAATTACCGGTAATTTTGAAGTCCCGCCGCCGCCTTCAGTTCCGCCAGAACGAATTGGCTTTAATGATTTATTGCAAGATGTTGATGGAGTCGTGCGGCGAAATTTACTTTTTGGAAATCTCAACGCAGAAACAACTTTATTTTCTTTTGCTTTGCAGGTTGTCGGCGCTTATTTAACTCCCCAAGGAATTCAACCAGAAAACAGTCAAGCAAACGCCGATTTAATACACTGGGGAAAAGCCCAATTTTTACCTTTACAACCTTCTTCGGGAGGCTATGACAAACTTGATGCCAGCGGTTATCAAATTCTTCTTAATTACCGTTCGCGCCGCAATGTTGCTAAACAAGTTAGCTTAACTGAACTTTTAAACAACCAAATTAACCCGCAATGGGTGAAAGACAAAATTGTTTTAATTGGCTACACAGCCCCAACTAAAAGAGACTTATTTTTAACGCCTTATAGTCCTGCCGAAAAGCAAGATCCAAAAATGGCGGGGGTGTTAATTCATGCTCAAATGACAAGTCAAATTCTCAGCGTTGTTTTAGGAGAAAACCGCTTGTTTTGGTTTTGGTCAGAAGGGGGTGAATTTTTGTGGATTGTCGTTTGGGCGGTGGCCGGTGGAACGGTAGCCTGGTTTGTACATCACCCTCTAGCTTTAGCTTGCAGCAATATCGGCATGGTAGCGATAATTTTTGGCACCGGCTATTATTTATTTCTTCGCAATGCTTGGATACCCATCGGAACCCCAGTTTTAGCCACCGTAACAAGCACCGCTTTAGTGGTTACTTACCGCGCCTATCAAGCGCAGTATCAGCACCAAATTGTTATGAAACTTTTGGGTCAAAATACATCGCCAGAAGTAGCTGATGCCCTGTGGAAAAATAGAGATAAATTAATCAAATCTGGCAAACTTCCGGGGCAAAAACTTATCGCCACAATGTTATTCACAGATTTGAAAGACTTTAGCACAATTTCTGAGCAAATGTCGCCAGAAGCGCTGATGGAATGGTTAAATGAATATTTGGAAATATTAGCAACAACAGTGCAGAAAAATAAAGGAATAATTAATAAATTTACCGGCGATGGAATTATGGCAGCATTTGGAGTGCCGGTGGAAAGAACTACAGAAAAAGAAATTGCAGAAGATGCCCATCATGCCGTTAATTGTGGTTTAGAATTTGGCGAAAGATTGAAGGAAATAAATAAAGAGTGGCAAAAACGAGGATTGCCGGTGGTGCAAATGCGGGTGGGAATTTTCACCGGCCCCGTTGTAGTCGGTTCATTAGGAGGAAAAGACCGGCAAGAATACGGCATAATTGGCGACAGTGTGAACATTGCCTCCCGCTTAGAAAGCTGCGAAAAAGACCGACAAACGAGCATTTGCCGAGTCTTAATCGCCAAAGAAACACTCGTCTACATCGAACCCCATTATTTAGTGGAAACCTGGGGGCATCTTGCTTTAAAAGGCAAACATCAAACAGTGGATGTTTATCGAGTTATTAGCAAAAAATCGCCACCAGCAAACAGTTAA
- a CDS encoding type II toxin-antitoxin system RelE/ParE family toxin, with the protein MNYEVEILPSAQRELNSLPPQIRLRVDRCIQELAINPRPAGTKALKGEYKGCLRIREGDYRIIYRVEDNRLLVIIVRVGNRRDIYRTK; encoded by the coding sequence GTGAATTACGAAGTTGAAATTTTACCGAGTGCTCAACGGGAATTGAATAGTCTTCCTCCACAAATTCGTCTGCGCGTAGATAGATGTATTCAAGAATTAGCAATTAATCCTCGTCCCGCTGGAACAAAAGCGCTTAAAGGGGAATATAAAGGATGTTTACGAATTCGAGAAGGAGATTATCGGATTATTTATCGGGTTGAAGATAACCGGCTTTTGGTGATTATAGTACGGGTGGGAAACCGGCGGGATATTTACCGCACTAAATAG
- a CDS encoding DUF488 domain-containing protein, producing MNLSTSTETNKIYTFGYGNRKNYDSLLTYILKFDVKYIIDVRLSPRAWTRTWYGDKLESFCQSQNIHYISKTALGNTSGKENWIPPNKKQAQESLHELAEILQHSSLLLLCAEIDYKRCHRLEVAESLSKITNVPVINLQ from the coding sequence ATGAATCTTAGTACATCTACAGAAACTAACAAAATTTACACCTTTGGCTATGGCAATCGTAAAAACTACGATTCCCTATTAACTTATATTCTAAAGTTTGACGTTAAATATATCATAGATGTGCGTCTTAGTCCTCGTGCTTGGACTCGCACTTGGTACGGGGATAAACTTGAATCTTTCTGTCAATCACAAAATATTCACTATATTTCTAAAACAGCTTTAGGCAATACATCAGGCAAAGAAAATTGGATACCACCCAATAAAAAACAAGCCCAAGAATCGCTGCATGAATTAGCAGAAATTCTCCAACACAGTAGTCTGCTATTATTGTGTGCAGAAATTGATTATAAACGCTGTCACCGGCTCGAAGTTGCCGAATCTTTAAGTAAAATAACCAATGTGCCGGTTATTAACCTACAGTAG